In Kitasatospora gansuensis, a genomic segment contains:
- a CDS encoding 8-oxoguanine deaminase: MAVQPPRPDQRIVIENVAIATVDANDTEYARGHVVVLGNKIESVGNGPAPSWLDNVVRRINGEGHLVTPGLVNTHHHFYQWITRGLAQDNILFDWLVALYPTWARIDDRLVHAAAQGSAAALLKSGCTTASDHHYVFPKDGGDILGAEIEAVQELGMRFTALRGSMDRSKKDGGLPPDHAVEKTEDILIASEAAVDKYHDASFDSMLQIAIAPCSPFSVSTELMREAAVLARRKGVRLHTHGSETAEEEAFCKELFGMGPTDYFESTGWLGEDVWMAHCVHMNDSDIAKFAETGTGVAHCPSSNARLAAGIARVPDMLKAGVPVGLGVDGTASNESGELGTELRNALLINRLHGSPTALTGRSALRLGTMGGARVLGRQNEIGSIEVGKLADLALWKIDGIMHSSIADPIAALTLGALPPLALLLVNGNPVVEKGNLTTVNEDKIAQDCARAAKELAARL; the protein is encoded by the coding sequence ATGGCAGTCCAGCCCCCGCGCCCCGACCAGCGGATCGTGATCGAGAACGTCGCCATCGCGACGGTCGACGCCAACGACACCGAGTACGCCCGCGGCCACGTCGTCGTCCTCGGCAACAAGATCGAGTCGGTCGGCAACGGACCCGCCCCGTCCTGGCTGGACAACGTGGTGCGCCGGATCAACGGCGAAGGCCACCTGGTCACCCCGGGCCTGGTCAACACCCACCACCACTTCTACCAGTGGATCACCCGCGGCCTGGCCCAGGACAACATCCTGTTCGACTGGCTGGTCGCGCTCTACCCGACCTGGGCCCGGATCGACGACCGCCTGGTGCACGCCGCCGCCCAGGGCTCGGCCGCCGCGCTGCTCAAGTCCGGCTGTACCACCGCCTCGGACCACCACTACGTGTTCCCGAAGGACGGCGGCGACATCCTCGGCGCCGAGATCGAGGCCGTCCAGGAGCTCGGCATGCGCTTCACCGCGCTGCGCGGCTCGATGGACCGCAGCAAGAAGGACGGCGGCCTGCCGCCGGACCACGCGGTGGAGAAGACCGAGGACATCCTGATCGCCTCCGAGGCCGCCGTGGACAAGTACCACGACGCCTCCTTCGACTCGATGCTGCAGATCGCCATCGCGCCCTGCTCGCCGTTCTCGGTCTCCACCGAACTCATGCGCGAGGCCGCCGTGCTGGCCCGCCGCAAGGGCGTCCGGCTGCACACCCACGGTTCCGAGACCGCCGAGGAAGAGGCGTTCTGCAAGGAGCTGTTCGGGATGGGCCCGACCGACTACTTCGAGTCGACCGGCTGGCTGGGCGAGGACGTCTGGATGGCGCACTGCGTCCACATGAACGACTCGGACATCGCCAAGTTCGCCGAGACCGGCACCGGTGTCGCGCACTGCCCGTCCTCCAACGCCCGCCTGGCGGCCGGCATCGCCCGGGTCCCGGACATGCTCAAGGCCGGCGTGCCGGTCGGCCTCGGCGTGGACGGCACCGCCTCCAACGAGTCCGGCGAGCTGGGCACCGAGCTGCGCAACGCGCTGCTGATCAACCGTCTGCACGGCTCCCCGACCGCGCTCACCGGCCGCAGCGCGCTGCGCCTGGGCACCATGGGCGGCGCCCGGGTGCTCGGCCGGCAGAACGAGATCGGCTCGATCGAGGTCGGCAAGCTCGCCGACCTGGCGCTCTGGAAGATCGACGGCATCATGCACTCCTCGATCGCCGACCCGATCGCCGCGCTCACCCTCGGCGCCCTCCCGCCGCTGGCCCTGCTGCTGGTCAACGGCAACCCCGTGGTGGAGAAGGGCAACCTGACCACCGTCAACGAGGACAAGATCGCCCAGGACTGCGCCCGCGCCGCCAAGGAGCTGGCCGCCCGCCTCTGA
- a CDS encoding PE-PPE domain-containing protein encodes MTVHQAGQDHAGDYDYPTDVDGSGVTELVVHGWGGSGPAEVLDDPEVRQVAGSKLAGIWRGRDARPSGRHREAYFWGGLTSRSWATALWFLLLPFAFVNMAGWMALGTRSQVRFQQAMVRVMAFCVTATYLLFLTQVFVDQAAWQCLAVTNCRAQPFWHALRMQDRPYLAAALAALVPALIVLLLHLGTSPNRRWEAAVGGRRGSYDLSQAKLVDADFWQDGSGYATQDRALHTAGAWTLLALVLLRAATTGGRASTVVLCTEVLLTAGLAVLACAGLVDRLRAALAGSRLARRLLCGGSGTLLVLAGVLCAVQPSSRRSGAVGVSRVGIGMPDLLDTFNLLLGVLYSAGVLMLLVAWWAKRDTRQHGLPRLPPAFSTVTVGSGLLFAIWSGVALSAAHWLSPPAKDAPTGEVTQVQILPGSEALARFSIDGMLVLLLWFGAVWLWHRSDWRDDLDRELTRWRQQAAAAGRSADLDLDLTDPEPHPDSPAGVWLAMVRRRRMIGSLLLRWLEGGLSGAAVLLAGAAIGFSCSYLLEWIKGPKPDVNQIWSAVPAPSATVAGTILLLGPLALLLLVRNALADPSTRRLTAIVWDIATFWPRSFHPYAPPSYAEQAVPQLAERVRNLTDRGGAVILLGHSQGAVIVTATVAQLAATAPQSAPLLSVVTYGNPVPPLYRRWFPTYLHAPLPEGCPTVAWVNFHRTTDPFGGQELGEETVTDRWLADPPTALRQPGSERPVIRGHHHRGYVRQSEFATHLENETVRLAGPNPPAAP; translated from the coding sequence GTGACGGTGCATCAGGCGGGTCAGGACCACGCGGGCGACTACGACTACCCGACCGACGTGGACGGCAGCGGCGTCACCGAACTGGTGGTGCACGGCTGGGGCGGTTCGGGTCCGGCCGAGGTGCTGGACGATCCCGAGGTGCGGCAGGTGGCGGGCAGCAAACTGGCCGGGATCTGGCGGGGCCGGGACGCCCGGCCGTCCGGGCGGCACCGGGAGGCGTACTTCTGGGGCGGGCTGACCTCGCGGTCGTGGGCGACCGCGCTGTGGTTCCTGCTGCTGCCGTTCGCGTTCGTCAACATGGCGGGCTGGATGGCCCTGGGCACCCGGAGCCAGGTGCGGTTCCAGCAGGCCATGGTGCGGGTGATGGCGTTCTGCGTGACCGCGACCTACCTGCTCTTCCTCACCCAGGTGTTCGTGGACCAGGCCGCCTGGCAGTGCCTGGCCGTCACCAACTGCCGGGCCCAGCCGTTCTGGCACGCGCTGCGGATGCAGGACCGGCCGTACCTGGCCGCCGCGCTGGCCGCGCTCGTCCCGGCCCTGATCGTGCTGCTGCTGCACCTGGGCACCAGCCCGAACCGCCGCTGGGAGGCGGCCGTCGGGGGCCGGCGCGGTTCCTACGACCTCTCCCAGGCCAAGCTGGTCGACGCCGACTTCTGGCAGGACGGCTCCGGGTACGCCACCCAGGACCGGGCGCTGCACACCGCCGGTGCCTGGACGCTGCTCGCGCTGGTCCTGCTGCGCGCCGCCACCACCGGCGGCCGGGCGTCAACCGTCGTGCTCTGTACGGAAGTTCTCCTGACGGCCGGTCTGGCGGTGCTCGCCTGCGCCGGGCTGGTGGACCGACTGCGGGCCGCCCTGGCCGGCAGCCGGCTGGCCCGCCGGCTCCTCTGCGGCGGCTCGGGCACGCTGCTGGTGCTGGCCGGGGTGCTGTGCGCCGTCCAGCCGAGCTCCCGGCGGAGCGGCGCGGTCGGGGTGAGCCGGGTCGGGATCGGCATGCCGGACCTGCTGGACACCTTCAACCTGCTGCTGGGCGTGCTGTATTCGGCCGGCGTGCTGATGCTGCTGGTCGCCTGGTGGGCCAAGCGCGACACCCGCCAGCACGGCCTGCCGCGGCTGCCGCCCGCCTTCTCCACCGTGACGGTGGGCAGCGGGCTGCTGTTCGCGATCTGGTCGGGGGTGGCGCTCTCCGCCGCGCACTGGCTGAGCCCGCCCGCCAAGGACGCGCCGACCGGCGAGGTGACGCAGGTGCAGATCCTGCCCGGCTCCGAGGCGCTGGCCCGGTTCAGCATCGACGGCATGCTGGTGCTGCTGCTCTGGTTCGGCGCGGTCTGGCTCTGGCACCGCAGCGACTGGCGGGACGACCTCGACCGCGAGCTGACCCGCTGGCGGCAGCAGGCCGCGGCGGCCGGGCGGTCCGCGGACCTGGACCTGGACCTCACCGATCCGGAGCCCCACCCGGACAGTCCGGCCGGGGTCTGGCTGGCCATGGTGCGACGGCGCCGGATGATCGGCTCGCTGCTGCTGCGCTGGCTGGAGGGCGGGCTCTCCGGGGCGGCGGTGCTGCTGGCCGGTGCCGCGATCGGGTTCAGCTGCTCGTACCTGCTGGAGTGGATCAAGGGCCCCAAGCCGGACGTGAACCAGATCTGGTCCGCCGTCCCCGCTCCCAGCGCCACGGTGGCCGGGACCATCCTGCTGCTCGGCCCGCTGGCTCTGCTGCTGCTGGTGCGCAACGCACTGGCCGACCCGAGCACCCGTCGGCTGACCGCGATCGTCTGGGACATCGCCACCTTCTGGCCGCGCTCGTTCCACCCCTACGCGCCGCCCAGCTACGCCGAGCAGGCGGTGCCCCAACTCGCCGAGCGGGTACGGAACCTGACCGACCGGGGCGGCGCGGTGATCCTGCTCGGGCACAGCCAGGGCGCGGTGATCGTCACCGCCACCGTCGCCCAACTGGCCGCCACCGCACCGCAGTCGGCCCCGCTGCTGTCGGTGGTCACGTACGGGAACCCGGTGCCCCCGCTGTACCGCCGGTGGTTCCCGACCTACCTGCACGCCCCGCTGCCCGAGGGCTGCCCCACCGTCGCCTGGGTCAACTTCCACCGCACCACCGACCCCTTCGGCGGCCAGGAACTGGGCGAGGAGACCGTCACCGACCGCTGGCTGGCCGACCCGCCCACCGCCCTGCGCCAGCCCGGCAGCGAGCGCCCGGTGATCCGCGGCCACCACCACCGGGGCTACGTCCGCCAGTCGGAGTTCGCCACCCACCTGGAGAACGAGACGGTCCGACTGGCCGGGCCGAATCCGCCTGCCGCCCCCTGA
- a CDS encoding allophanate hydrolase-related protein, with the protein MARIFFNGQAMVGGPYHPSVADALIGPVTTAPGYRFFSIGDVCPGLHPDPAVDTAIEGELYDVDLAHLRDVILPGEPRELELGVIELADGSACLSMLLSRGELERGVHQEITEYGGWRAYLATLGRTA; encoded by the coding sequence ATGGCACGCATCTTCTTCAACGGCCAGGCCATGGTGGGCGGCCCCTACCACCCCTCGGTCGCCGACGCCCTGATCGGCCCGGTCACCACCGCCCCCGGCTACCGCTTCTTCTCCATCGGCGACGTCTGCCCCGGCCTGCACCCGGACCCGGCCGTGGACACCGCCATCGAGGGCGAGCTCTACGACGTCGACCTGGCCCACCTGCGCGACGTCATCCTCCCCGGCGAGCCGCGCGAACTCGAACTCGGCGTGATCGAACTCGCCGACGGCTCCGCCTGCCTCTCCATGCTGCTCAGCCGGGGCGAACTGGAGCGCGGCGTACACCAGGAGATCACCGAGTACGGCGGCTGGCGCGCCTACCTGGCCACCCTGGGGCGGACCGCCTGA